The genome window CCAGAAGCTAAGAGATAAGATCACAACTCATTAAAAGCTAGTTTCCCCAGATGGCAAAGTTAGCTACACCAAAGTAATTTAAATACATTGAGTACAAATGGCAGATAGCTATATACTAAAAACCAAGATCAACTCTTTGACAAAACATACCCCAATTTTCGTGTAAAAATATCTCTAGCAGCATTCTTATACTTCTGCATCTTCATTGCATACTTCGCAACCAACTTCACCCTCCTACTCCCCTTCCTACtctttatctgatttaaccgTTTCACTAATAATAAGTTCGTGAATTTGCTTAAAATGATCAACAAACTTTTTATTATTGGTATAAAACCTCCTCCCACACGTACACCCTGCAGATATATGGCTCATCTGGATTAACCACTCATCCATGCCCATATATTGCCTATGTTGGTATTCACCCAACATCCTCAAATTCAAGTGGATGTGTGTCAGATGCTCCTAATTTTAACAATCACTGGAGCAATAATTCAGCTGTTCCAAATGAAATTCCAACAACATATGCTTTTCGatatattttcttaatatttttctcaaatactcattattttaacaattgTGTGACTGCTCAAAAGTCATAAAATTATACCAACTAAACTTTTACTAGCATTCAACTGGGACCATCATAATTAATTTGGTGAAATTGATATTTCaaacaaaattatcaaattttaaactttCTAAAATGTTACCACTGATAATCAAATGAACTAAATCGATAAGCAAATAAATCcaattcaattaattagttCATTGTTATCTAAATAATACACTGTACTCCCTTCAAAAATATTGTAAGAACTATCACAAATTTAATCCAAACCATGTAATATGACTCATTCAAAGTCGTTTCTTGAGTTAGTTGGCTGAATGCAAATGAATTAAACACTTGtgtttctattttcaaaaaaaaaaaaaaacacttgttTCAAGCAATATAATTATGGAGTGCTTAGAATTTGGTTCAATGCAAAGCTTTCTTAGCACTGAAAGGACATTTAGAAAATGAGTTTATAGCTAGTCCGGACGACATTTTCCGATGACTTCTTTGTCGACAAGCGTCTTGACTTGTCTAATGGCATGGATTTATTGAAGAGGAACCtggaaaaaagaacaaaaaaaaacaaaagtggaGCCATGGGTGGAGAAAGAGGGCACTCAAATTTTATAAGACTTATTCTCATCTGATAGGTACTCACACAGTCACACCAATAATATAGAAAAATGATTTATGTACTCTGATCTCGTGGAGTAGAATTCTAGCTAtgtgtacaaattttattaagaAGAAGATGAGCAGAGTTTTTCTGTGAAGAAAATATACGGATGAGCTTTTTAGCTCGTTTGTAAAATCTTCTGCTCATCTAATGTATGTATAGGAGAGATAGAATTAAatagcattttttaaaaaagtaatagcATTTAATCATAGCATTAACACTAGTTTTCAAATCAATCAGTAACCTTCATAACAGACAAACATTAATCtgaaaattaattctaaaaattaaaattaaattaattccaTAGAATCAGAATTAATATTCCAGAATAGTACTTCGAGTAGTACAAACGAAGAGTGCTTCGAGTAATACTACGAGAACTACTTCGAGCAGTACCTACGAACAGTATCTGAAAAGTTACGCACGAAGAGTCAAATTCTCGTTAAGTCCGAGCAATAGACTATCTCCTGTGACTCTTTGGTATTTCAGgtgaaattatgaaaattttctaaaatgTTACAACTGATAATGAAATCAATTAAAttgataaacaaataaattcaattcaattaattagttCATTGTTATCTAAAGAATTAATACACCGCTTCAAAAATAATGTAAGAACTAtcacaaatttaattcaaaccatgtaatatgaaccattcaaaGTCGTTACTTGGGTTAGCCGaatgcaaattaattaaacagtTGTGTTTCAAGCAATAATGGAGTGCTTACAATTTGGGGGGTGTTTGGTTTGCatatgggaatcagaatcggaatgagaatcaaatacttagtaatggtaattgattttggtaaaagtatttcactattttgcatgtttggtaatagggtggaattgtaattattaccattattaatgtttggttgtgtatgacctataatgggaataaatgttttaaaaatacaaaaataaaaaattaataaatttgatcctaatataatgacatccaaagcaccaatatgaacaaaaaaatcaaaacaaaaatctaaaagtactaatataaacttaaaaattagattaccaataaaTTAGAATGATACTCCTTTTTAATTAGGAAtggaatttttaattgaagagaTAATcaaaattagttatttttaaatgttgtcaaccaaacactaactatgttTTTTATTCTCATTTCTAATGTGTAAACCCCAAGGACCAAACACATCACTGGttcaatgaaaaattgaaaactatTTTAATTCAACATTCTAAACAAacagtaacaaaaataaaacacgCCGTTACTATAGGCTATTATATAGTAACAGAATTTACTCAATTCACACTTTTGAATATTGGTTATTAATGAACATctcttgtcacccaaaaaaaattagctaattgattaaataattcaatgcCACATTCAAGCCATAAACAAAATGAAGCATGACATAAATACAgaatactatataataataaaatttatttaattcatatcACCGAATAATTACTACAAATTTTTCTCTGTCATCTaaaatattaactaattaattaaataattcaatacTGCATTTCGTAGCCAAAACGACACAAGACTGCGGTCAAGTATGCATGGCCCTCAAAGTCACCCTCAACGTTAGAAACTTATAATGCTCACCACCTTAGTCTTCGTCAATGGTCAACACTACCACCTTGCCTACCcatagtcctcgactttcaaattgtgtcaaattttcatttatattacctgaaAATGAAAGACAGGAAACCAATACCAGACAGTTTCAATATATTTACCCTCTGTTTTCAAGCCATGCAAATTTGTGTATTTCTCCTCCGATCCTTGAGCCAAGCTACAACAATAATTGTCGTACATGGCAGGCTCGGGCAGGTGGTGGTGGTTGGCGGTGCTGATGTTGGTAGTATCCGCATTCTCCGACCCACAAACCAACCAAATAGGCGACCTGGGTTGCGGCCCGTACCATGTTACCGATGTGCCAGATTATAAAGGGGAACTCAACCTCAGCTTTGCTGATCTGAGAAACCAGTTATCCAGCGCCAACAAACGCTTTGCCACCTCCACTCAGCGGACTGTCTACGCAATGGTACAGTGCAGAAAGTACCTCTCCACTCCGGACTGTGTGGCCTGTTTCGATGCCGCCGTGTTAGTAACCCGAGACTGCCCCATCGCCGTCAGCTCTGCTACACTCGTATTTGATGGCTGCTTCTTAAGGTGAGTtgtagttgagatggagcatatGCTTTAATCCTGTACGTGCCTTtgcttaatttgtttgttttaatttgtatagGTACAGCAATACTTACTTCTATGACCAGATTATAGATGAGATTATAGGAGGAACCTTTCGAGTTTGTGGTAATCGAACTGCCAGCAAACAACATATTTTCAATGCCACAGCACAACAACTACTAAATGAGCTTCTACTTGCAACGCCCAGAATTAATGGCTTTTTCGCTGCAGCAAAGCTGCAGGAGGAACCTCCTACTGGTGGTGGTGGTGCTACCACCTATGCGGTGGCGCAATGTGCTGAAACCGTGAGCGAAAGCAGCTGTCAGGACTGTTTGTCATTAGTTTATAATAACATAAAGGGTTGTTTACCTAATTCTGCGGATGGAAGAGCTGTGGATGCAGGATGTTTCTTGAGATATTCAGACACTCCTTTTTTTGCTGATAATCAGACAACTGACATAGCACCCTTCCTATTAAGAggtatatatatctattaatATAAGCTAGAATATAATATGttatctttaatttcttaaacaCTCAGTCTTGAAAGCATCACCTAACTGGTACCATCTTCTCCAGGGAGTAGTTCAGGAAAGAAGAAACCTATTCTTGCGGGTGTAGTCGGTACTGTAGGGATCATTTTGGTATTAGCAGCCCTTTTCCTTTGCTATCTGCAATCAAGAAAGCAAAATGCTTGGATTAGAGGTGAAGTTCCTTTAGTGGCAGtcatcatattttataattaattctaCCCTTCTTTTCACGGTTGGTTAAAATTGTTTAGGTATGTGTTAACTTATGGACTGTCTTCTTCTATATATAGGTAATATTTTGGGGGCAAAgagctatatatataaagatttgaaAGCTGCAACAAATAATTTCAGCGAAGAAAATATACTGGGTAAAGGAGGTTTTGGTGATGTATATAAGGTGATCTGAGCAACAACTCATGAGGGCATTCAGAATGAAATTCCAGAATATATAAGTAAAGCCGCCACTCTAATCTTTTATGTCTAAACTGCAGGGCACCTTACAAAGCGGAGATGTGGTGGCAGTAAAGAAACTGATAACAATTTCTAGTAGATCAAAAGCAAACTTCGAGACTGAAATTAGTCTTATTACAAATGCGAATCATCCTAATCTCATTCGTCTATTGGGATATTCTGGCAATGGAAAAGTGCTCATACTGGTTTATGAATACATGGCAAATGCCAGCCTTGACAAATACATATATGGTACTCACATCCTCAAacattatatttgtatgttatatatatatataaataaaacttTTCTCATCCCATTTTTCATGAATGAATTGGCAGGAGAGAAACGGGGAATGCTTAATTGGAAACAAAGGGTAGACATAATATTTGGTACGGCTAGGGGTCTTGCGTATCTACATGAGCAATTCGATGTATGCATCATACACAGAGACATCAAATCCAGCAATATACTACTTGATGACGAATTTCAACCCAAAATAGCTGATTTTGGTTTAGCAAGGCTTTTACCAGAAAATAAGACTCATCTTACAACTAAATTTGCAGGGACTTTGTAAGCCTAACaaccttattttattttctacgtTAGTTTAATTTTCACTTAACTATTGCTTGTTGCAACATAACAGGGGATATACAGCGCCAGAATATGCAATTCATGGCCATTTATCAGAGAAAGTTGACATCTATAGTTTTGGCATTGTTATCCTGGAGATCATCAGTGGGCGACGGAGCAGTGACTTAAAAGTTGAGCCTGTAACTGAGTATCTCCTAGAACTGGTAATTTCTTGTTTAAAGAAACAACCAATTTATCTtgatatattattcaatatttgacttttgtatatatgtatcattctaATTGTAATAAATACAGGCATGGAAATTGTACGAGAATGATGAACATCTAGGACTGGTAGACAATAATTTGGACCCAAATGAGTATGAAGCAGAGGAAGTGAAG of Ipomoea triloba cultivar NCNSP0323 chromosome 3, ASM357664v1 contains these proteins:
- the LOC116013873 gene encoding cysteine-rich receptor-like protein kinase 2; translated protein: MAGSGRWWWLAVLMLVVSAFSDPQTNQIGDLGCGPYHVTDVPDYKGELNLSFADLRNQLSSANKRFATSTQRTVYAMVQCRKYLSTPDCVACFDAAVLVTRDCPIAVSSATLVFDGCFLRYSNTYFYDQIIDEIIGGTFRVCGNRTASKQHIFNATAQQLLNELLLATPRINGFFAAAKLQEEPPTGGGGATTYAVAQCAETVSESSCQDCLSLVYNNIKGCLPNSADGRAVDAGCFLRYSDTPFFADNQTTDIAPFLLRGSSSGKKKPILAGVVGTVGIILVLAALFLCYLQSRKQNAWIRGNILGAKSYIYKDLKAATNNFSEENILGKGGFGDVYKGTLQSGDVVAVKKLITISSRSKANFETEISLITNANHPNLIRLLGYSGNGKVLILVYEYMANASLDKYIYGEKRGMLNWKQRVDIIFGTARGLAYLHEQFDVCIIHRDIKSSNILLDDEFQPKIADFGLARLLPENKTHLTTKFAGTLGYTAPEYAIHGHLSEKVDIYSFGIVILEIISGRRSSDLKVEPVTEYLLELAWKLYENDEHLGLVDNNLDPNEYEAEEVKRMLEIALVCTQSPSKIRPSMSEVVVMLSSTDASIIQKPQNRPTTITDFNKRIPITTNTSILTNATISFSRFSGR